A genomic segment from Deinococcus sp. YIM 77859 encodes:
- the mnhG gene encoding monovalent cation/H(+) antiporter subunit G has protein sequence MADVHPLRDIPILIGAFFVLTAAIGVLRFPDLYSRLHASSKLVTLGSAGIFLGVALELRDTAAFTRLAAVLLFQFLTTPLTAYLIAQAAYLRGLPPALGNGSRRGIDEWGALGQAPHVAQADRNAQQAMTAEGE, from the coding sequence ATGGCTGACGTTCATCCGCTGCGGGATATTCCCATCCTGATCGGGGCGTTTTTCGTGTTGACGGCGGCGATTGGGGTGCTGCGTTTTCCCGACCTGTACTCGCGGCTGCATGCGAGCAGCAAGCTGGTCACCCTGGGCTCGGCGGGCATCTTCCTGGGGGTAGCGCTCGAACTCCGTGACACGGCGGCCTTTACGCGGCTGGCCGCCGTGCTGCTGTTTCAGTTTCTGACCACGCCGCTCACCGCCTACCTGATCGCGCAGGCCGCCTACCTGCGGGGTCTTCCGCCCGCCCTAGGAAACGGCAGCAGGCGGGGCATCGACGAGTGGGGCGCGCTCGGCCAAGCGCCCCACGTCGCCCAGGCCGACCGCAACGCGCAACAGGCGATGACGGCGGAGGGAGAATAG
- a CDS encoding monovalent cation/H+ antiporter complex subunit F: MIIHLALGIVTLSVLLVTYRVLRGPSWGDRIMAFDFLSVNLVVLFALIAVKTRLLVMLDAALVLSLLGFLSTVALTRYLLLGRVMK, from the coding sequence ATGATCATCCATCTCGCCCTGGGCATCGTCACCCTGTCGGTCCTGCTGGTCACGTACCGTGTGCTGCGCGGTCCCTCGTGGGGGGACCGTATCATGGCCTTTGATTTCCTCAGCGTAAACCTGGTGGTGCTCTTTGCGCTGATCGCCGTCAAAACCCGCCTGCTCGTGATGCTCGATGCCGCGCTCGTCCTCAGCCTGCTGGGCTTCCTGTCCACGGTGGCCCTCACGCGGTACCTGCTGCTTGGAAGGGTGATGAAGTGA
- a CDS encoding Na+/H+ antiporter subunit E — protein sequence MKGFTLNLLLAAVWALFAGEVSTRELAAGFVLGFGILALFPQALGTRGYVRRTLAALGFTLFFLRELTLANVQVALFALQRRPRLNPMIVAVPLRVSGDHAQTLLAAAITLMPGTVALGFSADRRLLYAHAIGAESAQAARASILKVEAHLLRCLTPVPQGAAL from the coding sequence ATGAAGGGCTTCACGCTGAACCTCCTGCTGGCCGCCGTGTGGGCCCTGTTTGCCGGCGAGGTCAGCACGCGGGAGCTGGCCGCCGGATTCGTGCTGGGGTTTGGCATCCTGGCCCTCTTCCCGCAGGCGCTGGGCACGCGGGGCTACGTGCGGCGGACGCTGGCTGCCCTGGGCTTCACGCTGTTTTTCCTGCGTGAACTCACGCTGGCCAACGTGCAGGTGGCCCTCTTCGCCCTCCAGCGCCGCCCGCGCCTCAACCCCATGATTGTGGCTGTCCCGCTACGGGTGTCGGGTGACCACGCGCAAACGCTGCTGGCCGCGGCGATCACCCTGATGCCCGGCACCGTCGCCCTGGGCTTCAGCGCGGACCGCCGCCTGCTGTACGCGCACGCCATCGGGGCAGAAAGCGCCCAGGCCGCACGCGCCAGCATTCTCAAGGTCGAAGCCCACCTGCTGCGCTGTCTTACGCCTGTCCCCCAAGGAGCTGCCCTATGA
- a CDS encoding proton-conducting transporter membrane subunit yields the protein MSDLSWLPLAPVLTPLGTGLMLLWPWARRVRVTLSLLGTLATLAFAAALLLATADGQVLVSALGGWPAPFGIVMTADRLAAWMSLLGAVTAVLTVWQAGAEPDPVREKHHLFALLQFLFAGVQLSFLTGDLFNLFVAFEVMLVASYALAVLGSTREGLREGFRYIVMNLAASALLVVTCGLAYGVLGTLNFAHLAQRSTALGPNATVTSVGVLLLIVFAAKGALFPLGFWLPGTYPALPPAVGTFFAAVLTKVGVYALLRVFTTVFTQEAGVTNPLLLLLGTVTMLYGALGAASQHEWRRVLSFVVISSVGYLAFGLGVGTPESVRATVAYLAVSVLVTAALFTIAAVAERASGTRRVRVRGMLEFLPLLAGCFLLCALTAAGLPPSGGFLAKYALVRAALAQGSALAVLAVASALLSSLITLYALLSVWRGFFWGRHPAALPVLPVSPLLRSVAYAATGLVAGLTLLAGPLFGWAQATAAELSRPEGYIQGVLGDEPVVIPPPPTEQENAP from the coding sequence ATGAGTGACCTGTCCTGGCTCCCCCTCGCGCCGGTTCTCACCCCGCTGGGGACTGGGCTCATGCTGTTGTGGCCCTGGGCCCGGCGGGTGCGCGTCACCCTCTCGCTGCTGGGGACGCTGGCCACGCTCGCTTTTGCCGCCGCGCTGCTACTCGCCACCGCAGACGGTCAGGTGCTCGTCAGCGCTCTGGGGGGCTGGCCCGCGCCCTTTGGCATCGTGATGACCGCCGACCGCCTCGCCGCCTGGATGAGCCTGCTGGGCGCGGTGACGGCGGTGCTCACCGTGTGGCAGGCGGGCGCCGAACCCGACCCGGTGCGTGAAAAGCACCACCTCTTCGCCCTCCTCCAGTTTCTGTTTGCGGGCGTGCAGCTCTCCTTCCTGACCGGCGACCTCTTCAACCTCTTCGTGGCCTTTGAAGTCATGCTGGTTGCCTCCTACGCCCTGGCCGTGCTGGGCTCCACCCGCGAGGGGCTGCGCGAGGGCTTTCGCTACATCGTGATGAACCTGGCGGCGTCGGCGCTGCTGGTCGTGACCTGCGGCCTGGCCTACGGGGTGCTGGGAACGCTGAACTTCGCGCATCTGGCCCAGCGGTCCACAGCACTCGGACCCAACGCCACCGTGACAAGCGTGGGCGTGCTGCTGCTCATCGTGTTTGCGGCCAAAGGTGCCCTCTTTCCGCTGGGGTTCTGGCTGCCGGGCACCTATCCGGCGCTGCCGCCCGCCGTGGGGACCTTCTTCGCGGCGGTGCTCACCAAAGTGGGGGTGTACGCGCTGCTGCGGGTCTTTACAACGGTGTTCACCCAGGAGGCGGGGGTCACGAATCCCCTGCTGCTGCTCCTCGGCACCGTCACCATGCTGTACGGGGCGTTGGGCGCCGCCTCACAGCACGAGTGGCGGCGCGTCCTGTCCTTTGTCGTCATCAGCTCGGTGGGCTACCTCGCCTTCGGGCTGGGGGTGGGAACGCCCGAAAGTGTGCGGGCCACCGTGGCCTACCTCGCGGTGAGCGTGCTTGTGACCGCCGCGCTGTTCACCATCGCTGCTGTGGCAGAACGCGCGAGCGGCACCCGGCGGGTGCGGGTACGGGGCATGCTGGAATTTCTGCCCCTGCTTGCCGGGTGCTTCCTGCTGTGCGCGCTCACGGCCGCCGGCTTGCCGCCAAGCGGGGGCTTTCTGGCCAAGTACGCGCTGGTGCGCGCGGCCCTCGCCCAAGGATCCGCCCTCGCCGTCTTGGCGGTGGCCAGCGCGCTCCTGAGCAGCCTGATCACGCTCTACGCGCTGCTCAGCGTATGGCGCGGCTTTTTTTGGGGGAGGCATCCGGCTGCGCTGCCGGTTCTGCCCGTATCGCCGCTTTTGCGCTCGGTCGCCTATGCCGCCACAGGCCTGGTCGCGGGGCTGACCCTCTTGGCCGGGCCGCTCTTCGGCTGGGCACAGGCCACCGCTGCCGAGCTCAGCCGCCCCGAGGGGTACATCCAGGGCGTGCTGGGTGATGAGCCCGTCGTGATTCCCCCACCACCCACCGAACAGGAGAACGCACCATGA
- a CDS encoding sodium:proton antiporter, whose product METLFALLIGLLVAAGVFLLLSRKIVRVVLGLSFIAYAGNLAILTVAGLGEKSPPLLTLPGPYMDPLPQALILTAIVIGFATTALLLTVALRAYQVAGHDDVAAFGDNLAREPQAHDGMTADPEHQGPDLPDVLQADPEDTPPGRSG is encoded by the coding sequence ATGGAAACCCTTTTTGCCCTGCTCATTGGCCTGCTGGTCGCGGCGGGCGTGTTTCTGCTGCTGTCCCGCAAGATTGTGCGGGTGGTGCTGGGGCTCTCCTTTATCGCCTACGCGGGAAATCTGGCGATCCTGACCGTGGCGGGGCTGGGCGAGAAGAGCCCCCCCCTGCTCACGTTGCCGGGACCGTACATGGACCCCCTCCCCCAGGCGCTCATCCTGACCGCCATCGTGATCGGCTTTGCCACGACGGCGCTGCTGCTCACGGTGGCGCTGCGGGCCTATCAGGTGGCCGGGCATGACGACGTCGCCGCCTTTGGGGACAATCTGGCCCGCGAACCGCAGGCCCACGACGGAATGACCGCCGATCCCGAGCACCAGGGACCGGACCTCCCCGACGTGCTGCAGGCCGACCCCGAAGACACGCCGCCGGGGAGGTCCGGATGA
- a CDS encoding Na(+)/H(+) antiporter subunit B — MSPKRKHSAAPSTAPLTNDPVLRSVSRAVFALVLLFALLLLWRGHNAPGGGFIAGLMTACALILHRMATGESALRLDPIRLLPWGLALSFGTGLVPYLLGKPYLKSDYGYIKTPLTGEFEWATALLFDLGVYLLVVGSSLAIAYALTEVNPQETVEGDE; from the coding sequence ATGAGCCCAAAACGCAAGCACTCGGCTGCGCCCTCCACCGCCCCCCTGACCAACGATCCGGTGCTGCGCAGCGTAAGCCGCGCCGTGTTCGCGCTGGTGCTCCTGTTCGCCCTGCTGCTGTTGTGGCGCGGTCACAACGCGCCTGGGGGCGGCTTCATCGCCGGACTGATGACCGCCTGCGCACTCATTCTGCACCGCATGGCCACGGGTGAAAGCGCCCTGCGCCTCGACCCCATCCGCCTGCTGCCCTGGGGCCTGGCCCTCTCCTTTGGTACGGGCTTGGTGCCCTACCTGCTGGGCAAACCCTACCTCAAGAGCGACTACGGCTACATCAAGACGCCGCTGACCGGCGAGTTCGAATGGGCGACCGCGCTGCTCTTTGACCTCGGCGTGTACCTCCTGGTGGTGGGAAGTAGCCTCGCTATCGCCTACGCCCTGACCGAGGTCAACCCGCAGGAGACGGTGGAGGGGGACGAATGA
- the mbhE gene encoding hydrogen gas-evolving membrane-bound hydrogenase subunit E — MTLAVFLPFLLSALAAWLGPRLGRRTGYVAALAFLPALLLAAPLVRQPGVEPALEVTRWVPDLGLELAFRGDGFSLLFAVLIGVIGTLASLYSVAYLSEWERFGRFYAYLLLFGGSMLGLVLSDNLLALFGFWEMTSVTSFLLIGLWHTRSAARDGAVKAFLVSALGGLGLLAAVALLSIAGGSSSLSGLDVEALRASPLFVPALLLTLLAAFTKSAQLPFHLWLPTAMEAPTPVSAFLHSATMVKAGVVLVAKLGLLFGTSPLWPGITVPLGLATLVWGAWLALRQTDLKALLAYSTVSQLGLLMSLYGLANPAGNFAATAHLLNHAAFKAALFFVVGIIDHETGTRELPQLGGLRRQLPVTFAVTLLAALSMAGLPPLGGFVSKELFFEAMLKQGPAWIAVAVLGSALTFAYTFRLLRVFLGAPRAPAGAQPHEAPLGLTLPAAGLAATALTFGLLPSSAEALTRTAQHALNFATFSGHLRLWHGVTPALLATLLTWGLGGLLVWQARRLESWQRRLTPRWNANSVYYSLLEAVNVLSSRLIARTQGLALPDQLRIMLTAAALIAGVGVLRAPQVFHPIGTLPLGVLPVAALLVTGAIGVLLARNRLTAVVVTGLTGFGSAAAFLAFRAPDLALTQLLVEAVTVILFLLAFRYLPGGRDLPRSPLRYGIDLLLAGLAGVGATLLVLSSVRFLAPPISPYYLVNSYTGGGGKNVVNVLLVDFRGFDTLGEITVVGIVALAILSLVRLGKRGHTPSDRLPPEGERP, encoded by the coding sequence ATGACGCTCGCCGTCTTCCTCCCCTTTCTGCTTTCTGCTCTGGCGGCCTGGCTGGGGCCACGCCTGGGCCGCCGCACCGGATACGTTGCGGCGCTCGCCTTCCTGCCTGCGCTGCTGCTGGCCGCGCCGCTTGTCCGGCAGCCGGGAGTTGAGCCCGCGCTGGAAGTGACACGCTGGGTCCCTGATCTGGGCCTCGAGCTCGCCTTTCGGGGAGACGGCTTCTCGCTGCTGTTCGCGGTCCTGATCGGCGTGATCGGCACGCTGGCGAGCCTGTACTCGGTGGCGTACCTGTCGGAGTGGGAGCGCTTTGGACGCTTCTACGCCTACCTGCTCCTCTTTGGCGGCTCGATGCTCGGGCTGGTGCTGAGTGACAACCTGCTGGCCCTGTTCGGCTTCTGGGAGATGACCAGCGTGACGAGCTTTCTGCTGATCGGGCTGTGGCATACCCGTTCTGCCGCGCGTGACGGAGCGGTCAAGGCGTTTTTGGTGAGTGCGCTGGGTGGGCTGGGACTGCTCGCGGCAGTGGCCCTCCTGAGCATTGCGGGCGGAAGTTCCTCTCTGTCCGGGCTGGACGTGGAGGCGCTGCGGGCTTCGCCCCTCTTTGTCCCCGCGCTGCTGCTCACGCTGCTGGCGGCCTTCACCAAAAGCGCGCAGCTTCCGTTTCACCTGTGGCTTCCCACCGCGATGGAAGCGCCTACGCCCGTCTCCGCCTTCCTGCACTCCGCCACGATGGTGAAAGCGGGTGTGGTGCTCGTCGCCAAGCTGGGGCTGCTCTTTGGCACCTCGCCGCTGTGGCCAGGCATCACCGTGCCCCTCGGGCTGGCCACGCTGGTGTGGGGGGCCTGGCTCGCGCTGCGGCAAACCGACCTCAAGGCGCTGCTGGCCTATTCCACCGTCTCGCAGCTCGGCCTGCTGATGAGCCTGTATGGGCTCGCGAACCCAGCGGGCAACTTTGCCGCGACCGCACACCTGCTCAACCACGCGGCCTTTAAGGCGGCCCTCTTTTTCGTGGTGGGCATCATCGACCACGAGACGGGCACGCGTGAGCTTCCCCAATTGGGCGGCCTGCGCAGACAACTGCCCGTCACCTTTGCCGTGACCCTCCTCGCGGCCCTGAGCATGGCAGGTCTGCCGCCCCTGGGGGGCTTTGTCAGCAAGGAGCTGTTTTTTGAGGCGATGCTGAAGCAAGGGCCCGCCTGGATCGCGGTCGCGGTCCTCGGCAGCGCGCTGACCTTTGCCTACACCTTCCGGCTGCTGCGGGTGTTCCTGGGAGCACCCCGCGCTCCGGCAGGTGCCCAGCCCCACGAAGCCCCGCTTGGCCTGACCCTGCCTGCCGCGGGGCTAGCGGCCACCGCGCTGACCTTTGGACTGCTGCCGAGCAGCGCCGAGGCCCTGACCCGCACGGCACAACACGCCCTGAACTTCGCCACCTTTTCCGGGCACCTCCGCTTGTGGCACGGCGTGACGCCCGCGCTGCTGGCGACACTGCTCACCTGGGGGCTGGGGGGCCTGCTGGTGTGGCAGGCGCGCCGCCTTGAGTCCTGGCAACGGCGGCTCACCCCGCGCTGGAACGCCAACAGCGTGTACTACAGCCTGCTTGAGGCGGTCAATGTCCTCTCCTCGCGGCTGATCGCACGCACCCAGGGGCTGGCGCTCCCCGACCAGTTGAGAATCATGCTGACCGCTGCGGCCCTCATCGCGGGCGTGGGCGTACTGCGCGCCCCGCAGGTGTTTCACCCCATCGGCACCCTCCCGCTGGGCGTGCTGCCGGTCGCCGCCCTGCTTGTCACCGGGGCCATCGGCGTGCTGCTGGCCCGCAACCGGCTGACCGCCGTGGTGGTCACCGGCCTGACGGGGTTCGGAAGCGCCGCCGCTTTCCTGGCCTTCCGCGCGCCCGACCTGGCCCTCACACAACTGCTGGTGGAGGCCGTGACGGTCATTCTGTTCCTGCTGGCTTTTCGCTACCTGCCGGGCGGGCGCGACCTGCCGCGCAGCCCCCTGCGGTACGGGATAGACCTGCTGCTGGCGGGGCTGGCCGGGGTGGGGGCAACGCTGCTGGTGCTGTCCAGCGTGCGCTTTCTTGCGCCGCCCATCTCGCCGTACTACCTGGTCAACAGCTACACGGGAGGCGGCGGCAAGAACGTCGTCAACGTGCTCTTGGTGGATTTCCGCGGCTTTGACACCCTGGGTGAAATCACCGTGGTCGGCATCGTTGCCCTGGCCATCCTCAGCCTGGTTCGTCTGGGAAAACGCGGCCACACCCCCTCCGACCGCCTTCCGCCCGAGGGGGAACGCCCATGA
- a CDS encoding 3-deoxy-7-phosphoheptulonate synthase, with the protein MTHFPLPTGRTENLNVTGFTPLVTPRELKRALPLTPAAERTVLAGRRAAQDILHGRDDRLLVVVGPCSVHDFGQAAEYAERLARLRARVQNRLEVQMRVYVDKPRTTVGWRGALIDPDMTGANDMNAGLRRTRELMIRVCELGLPVATELLDPFAPQYLFDAVAWACLGARTAESQTHRVMASAVSAPMGFKNGTGGGLKLAVDAIVAASHPHAFFTVDDDGRACIVHTKGNPDGHVILRGGRSGPNYAPPFVQEAAELMRAAGLIPAVMVDCSHANSGSDHTRQALVWRDVLGQRLAGQTALKGLMLESNLRPGKQPIPADLTQLQPGVSVTDACVGWDETEALLLWAHAALEGHPS; encoded by the coding sequence ATGACCCATTTTCCCCTGCCGACTGGTCGCACCGAGAATCTGAACGTCACGGGCTTTACGCCCCTGGTGACACCCCGCGAGCTGAAAAGGGCTCTGCCCCTCACCCCGGCGGCCGAGCGCACCGTGTTGGCCGGGCGCCGGGCCGCACAGGACATCCTGCACGGGCGTGACGACCGGTTGCTGGTGGTGGTCGGCCCCTGTTCGGTTCATGATTTCGGGCAGGCCGCCGAGTATGCCGAGCGCCTGGCCCGTCTGCGGGCACGGGTGCAAAACCGTCTGGAAGTCCAGATGCGCGTGTACGTGGACAAGCCGCGGACCACCGTGGGGTGGCGCGGGGCCCTGATCGACCCGGACATGACCGGCGCGAATGACATGAACGCGGGGCTGCGCCGCACTCGCGAGCTGATGATCCGCGTCTGCGAACTGGGCCTGCCGGTTGCCACCGAGCTGCTCGACCCCTTCGCGCCGCAGTACCTCTTTGACGCGGTGGCGTGGGCCTGCCTGGGGGCACGGACGGCCGAGTCACAGACCCACCGCGTGATGGCGAGCGCGGTAAGCGCCCCGATGGGCTTCAAGAACGGCACCGGCGGCGGCCTCAAGCTCGCGGTGGATGCCATTGTGGCCGCGAGTCACCCCCACGCCTTTTTCACTGTGGACGATGACGGGCGGGCCTGCATCGTGCACACCAAGGGCAATCCCGACGGGCACGTGATCCTGCGCGGCGGGCGATCGGGGCCCAACTACGCGCCTCCATTCGTGCAGGAGGCTGCCGAGCTGATGCGCGCCGCCGGTCTGATCCCCGCCGTGATGGTGGACTGCTCGCACGCCAACAGCGGCTCGGACCACACCCGCCAGGCCCTCGTCTGGCGCGACGTGCTGGGTCAGCGCCTTGCTGGGCAAACGGCCCTGAAGGGGCTGATGCTGGAGAGCAACCTGCGCCCCGGCAAGCAGCCCATCCCTGCCGACCTCACGCAGCTTCAGCCCGGCGTGAGCGTGACCGACGCCTGCGTGGGCTGGGACGAGACAGAGGCGCTGCTGCTCTGGGCACACGCGGCGCTCGAGGGGCACCCAAGCTAA
- the uvsE gene encoding UV DNA damage repair endonuclease UvsE — protein sequence MRAPAYGLVCLTVGPEIRFRTITLSRYQVLSPAEREAKLLDLYADNVARVQRAAAFCAARGIRLYRLSSSLFPMFDLEGDDTGRAVLDHLAPQLRAAGQAFREAGIRVLMHPEQFIVLNSDRPEVRRSSLRTLAAHAETLDRFGFERTTWNLLLLHGGKGGRGADLAALIPDLPDAVRLRLGLENDERAYGPAELLPVCEQAGVPFVFDAHHHVVREGLPDQEDPSVRAWVLQARRTWHPPEWQVVHLSNGLQGPQDRRHSYLIAHVPRAYWDVPWIEVEAKGKEEALAALMKGTGEAG from the coding sequence TTGAGGGCCCCCGCCTACGGCCTGGTTTGCCTGACGGTCGGGCCAGAGATCCGCTTCCGCACCATCACCCTGTCGCGCTATCAGGTGTTGTCCCCTGCGGAGCGGGAGGCGAAACTGCTTGACCTCTACGCCGACAACGTGGCGCGGGTGCAGCGGGCGGCCGCCTTCTGTGCCGCCCGGGGCATTCGGCTCTACCGCCTGAGTTCCAGCCTCTTTCCGATGTTCGACCTGGAGGGGGATGACACCGGGCGGGCCGTGCTGGACCACCTCGCGCCGCAGCTGCGGGCCGCCGGGCAGGCCTTCCGCGAGGCCGGGATTCGTGTGCTCATGCATCCCGAGCAGTTCATCGTGCTCAACAGTGACCGGCCCGAGGTGCGCCGCTCTAGCCTCCGCACCCTTGCCGCGCATGCCGAGACCCTCGACCGCTTCGGTTTTGAGCGCACCACCTGGAATCTCCTGCTTCTGCACGGTGGCAAGGGCGGGCGCGGAGCCGACCTCGCCGCCTTGATTCCCGACCTGCCCGACGCTGTCCGCCTGCGCCTGGGACTGGAAAACGACGAGCGCGCCTACGGCCCCGCCGAGCTCCTCCCCGTCTGTGAGCAGGCCGGCGTGCCCTTTGTCTTTGACGCCCACCATCACGTGGTTCGCGAGGGCTTACCCGATCAGGAAGACCCCAGTGTGCGCGCGTGGGTGCTCCAGGCCCGCCGGACCTGGCACCCCCCTGAGTGGCAGGTGGTTCACCTCTCCAACGGTCTACAGGGCCCCCAGGACCGCCGGCACAGCTACCTGATCGCGCATGTGCCCCGTGCCTACTGGGACGTGCCCTGGATCGAGGTCGAAGCCAAGGGGAAGGAGGAGGCGCTTGCGGCGTTGATGAAGGGGACGGGTGAGGCCGGCTAG
- a CDS encoding PolC-type DNA polymerase III, which produces MNVVVFDLETTGLSPERDAIVEIGALRVVDGRVVEAERFETLVRPVNGAGELLSIPWRAQRVHGISDAMVQDAPDLSRVLPEFLDFVGDSAVAAHNIGFDGSFMRVAARRHGLVWAPPAEYCTVQLSRRAFPQERTHNLDVLAGRLGLSFAPGGRHRSLGDVRVTAEAFVRLMERLQVRG; this is translated from the coding sequence GTGAATGTCGTCGTGTTCGACCTGGAAACCACCGGCCTGTCTCCCGAGCGGGACGCCATTGTGGAGATCGGCGCGCTGCGGGTCGTGGACGGGCGGGTGGTGGAGGCCGAGCGCTTCGAGACGCTGGTGCGGCCGGTGAACGGGGCAGGCGAGCTGCTGTCTATTCCCTGGCGAGCGCAGCGCGTCCACGGGATCAGCGACGCGATGGTGCAGGACGCGCCGGACCTCTCGCGGGTGCTGCCCGAGTTTCTGGACTTTGTGGGTGACTCGGCGGTGGCCGCCCACAACATCGGCTTTGACGGGAGCTTTATGCGCGTCGCTGCTCGGCGGCACGGCCTGGTGTGGGCGCCGCCCGCCGAGTACTGCACCGTGCAGCTTTCTCGCCGGGCCTTTCCCCAGGAGCGGACCCACAACCTCGACGTGCTGGCCGGGCGCTTGGGCCTCAGCTTCGCGCCTGGGGGCCGTCACCGCTCGCTGGGCGACGTGCGGGTGACGGCGGAAGCCTTTGTGCGGCTGATGGAGCGGCTCCAGGTCCGCGGTTAG
- a CDS encoding phosphodiester glycosidase family protein encodes MRGKLPRVNSGRLVWTAVLALLAGAGARSVAIGGVVQAAAVESKVLGGSEALAVWTLPRLGVAVRNDPQDVRLLYGGRELRFTPGRGWRAVGFTLPAETRLGTPELVGGSLYVPLAAVRLLGVRVVVDAPDLLDFAAPAAIPPETLPPSPDAPSTGSASAPPPVAFPSAHLDTVRVSRTMYRTVEVQRVVLELSGQVPHEVVRESGGLRVILPGVRATPSRQTLASGDILSIEAGGQQNRPQTTVQLYTGGGTSEIFTLENPYRVVIDTTTLLSRSVPPPINTEALPEGVSYRVQGGLHLLSFDPARFQPRVVTAPLGTARDVASLVREAGGVAGVNGGYFDPVSRLPVDLVAVGGLMTAPSLEKRATIGFTAQGSTVFGYPRPRYVLQGSFGSVTVNTVGTRVRRELLTAFVGDGRNAVGDTGLTTLYLTPGASTVSRVTTGRNVPPPGTLALTFDPARFPQLPRTAGAPLTTTLNWQAEDAPWNEVQDALSAGPLLVQGGRVALNPRREAFNTLSSVWRPTRQVAFGMLGEKPTIAYLEHGTPEAFAAALAAAGVRDAVRLDSGSSATAYLTAGYGDLGGYLNTVWGQPVPNAIVLVPKVLGARK; translated from the coding sequence ATGCGGGGTAAACTCCCGCGCGTGAACTCCGGACGGCTGGTATGGACGGCAGTGCTGGCGCTGCTCGCGGGGGCGGGGGCGCGTTCGGTCGCGATCGGCGGCGTGGTGCAGGCGGCAGCGGTGGAATCCAAAGTGCTTGGCGGCAGCGAGGCGCTGGCCGTCTGGACCCTTCCCCGCCTGGGGGTGGCCGTGCGCAACGACCCCCAGGACGTGCGTCTGTTGTACGGCGGGCGGGAACTGCGCTTTACGCCGGGCCGGGGCTGGCGGGCCGTAGGCTTCACTCTGCCCGCAGAGACCCGCCTCGGCACTCCAGAACTGGTGGGCGGCAGCCTGTATGTGCCGCTTGCAGCAGTCCGGCTGCTGGGCGTGCGGGTGGTGGTGGACGCACCGGACCTGCTGGATTTTGCCGCGCCTGCCGCCATCCCCCCCGAAACGCTGCCGCCCTCACCGGACGCTCCAAGCACCGGGAGCGCGTCTGCGCCTCCCCCGGTTGCGTTCCCCAGTGCCCATCTCGACACGGTACGGGTCAGCCGCACGATGTACCGCACGGTGGAGGTGCAGCGGGTGGTCTTGGAACTCAGCGGCCAGGTTCCGCACGAGGTGGTGCGCGAGTCGGGCGGCCTCCGGGTGATTCTGCCGGGCGTTCGCGCGACCCCTTCCCGGCAGACGCTGGCGAGCGGCGACATCCTCAGCATCGAGGCGGGGGGGCAGCAAAACCGCCCGCAGACCACCGTGCAGCTGTACACCGGCGGCGGCACCAGCGAGATTTTCACCCTGGAAAACCCCTACCGGGTGGTGATCGACACCACGACGCTGCTGAGCCGCAGCGTACCCCCGCCCATCAACACCGAGGCGCTGCCGGAGGGCGTCAGCTACCGCGTGCAGGGCGGACTGCACCTGCTGAGTTTTGACCCGGCCCGCTTTCAGCCGCGGGTCGTTACCGCACCCCTCGGAACGGCGCGGGATGTGGCTTCCCTGGTGCGGGAAGCGGGCGGTGTCGCGGGCGTCAACGGCGGGTACTTCGATCCGGTCAGCCGCCTCCCGGTTGACCTCGTCGCGGTCGGCGGCTTGATGACCGCGCCCAGTCTGGAAAAACGCGCGACGATCGGCTTCACGGCGCAGGGAAGCACGGTGTTCGGCTATCCTCGGCCCCGCTACGTGCTCCAGGGCTCTTTCGGCAGCGTCACGGTGAATACCGTGGGAACCAGGGTGCGGCGTGAGCTTCTGACCGCCTTTGTGGGGGACGGCCGCAACGCGGTGGGCGACACCGGGCTCACGACGCTGTACCTCACCCCGGGTGCGTCCACGGTCAGCCGCGTCACCACCGGACGGAACGTGCCGCCCCCCGGTACGCTCGCCCTCACCTTTGATCCGGCCCGCTTTCCGCAGCTGCCGCGAACCGCCGGAGCCCCCCTCACGACCACGCTGAACTGGCAGGCGGAGGACGCGCCCTGGAACGAGGTGCAGGATGCCCTGAGCGCCGGGCCGCTGCTGGTGCAGGGTGGGCGAGTCGCGCTGAATCCCCGCCGCGAAGCTTTTAACACCCTGTCGAGCGTCTGGCGGCCCACACGGCAGGTCGCTTTTGGGATGCTGGGCGAAAAACCCACCATCGCCTATCTGGAACACGGTACCCCGGAAGCTTTTGCCGCCGCACTCGCCGCCGCCGGAGTGCGTGACGCCGTGCGGCTCGACAGCGGTTCCAGCGCCACCGCCTACCTCACGGCCGGGTATGGGGACCTGGGCGGTTACCTGAATACCGTCTGGGGTCAACCGGTGCCCAACGCCATCGTGTTGGTGCCCAAGGTGCTGGGCGCCAGAAAATAG